One Falco naumanni isolate bFalNau1 chromosome 13, bFalNau1.pat, whole genome shotgun sequence DNA segment encodes these proteins:
- the FBXO36 gene encoding LOW QUALITY PROTEIN: F-box only protein 36 (The sequence of the model RefSeq protein was modified relative to this genomic sequence to represent the inferred CDS: deleted 2 bases in 2 codons; substituted 4 bases at 4 genomic stop codons), whose translation MGCLLSFEACCRAAGKVIFRXWKISLRNEFHELRPGKIKESQEDFLDDXSLHIQIAVVFGAKVLEHVLNLCRGNYDFLKQLPVPLLLYIISFLELEDTARLSQVSRRFETICDSNVLXENIVENLCDTTTPEMKELAQEMGWKQFFFTNRLXVQLQLQRRTQKRDPQNKKLTE comes from the exons ATGGGATGTTTATTGTCCTTTGAAGCATGTTGTAGGGCTGCTGGTAAG GTAATTTTCAGGTGATGGAAAATCTCACTCAGGAATGAATTTCATGAATTGAGAcctggaaaaattaaagaatcCCAGGAGGAT TTTTTGGATGATTAATCTCTTCATA TTCAGATTGCTGTAGTGTTTGGTGCCAAAGTTCTGGAACATGTCCTCAATCTGTGCCGAGGTAACTATGACTTCCTGAAACAGCTTCCTGTCCCATTGCTCCTGTACATCATTTCCTTTCTGGAGCTTGAAGATACTGCCAGGCTTTCTCAAGTTTCACGCAGGTTtgaaaca ATATGTGACAGTAATGTCCTATGAGAAAATATTGTGGAGAACTTGTGTGACACAACTACACCTGAAATGAAAGAACTTGCACAGGAAATGGgctggaaacaa ttttttttcacaaacagACTTTAGGTACAGCTGCAGCTCCAAAGGAGGACACAGAAACGAGATCCTCAGAACAAAAAACTAACTGAataa